The Bos indicus x Bos taurus breed Angus x Brahman F1 hybrid chromosome 15, Bos_hybrid_MaternalHap_v2.0, whole genome shotgun sequence genome includes a window with the following:
- the LOC113904996 gene encoding putative olfactory receptor 56B2 produces the protein MVQECQVCFQVKAMCLDSVKSQDLSNSNSSEFQVSEFILLGFPGNHSWQHWLSLPLALLYLLALSANILILIIINKEATLHQPMYYFLGILAVVDMGLPTTIMPKILAILWFNSKAISFPQCFIQMYAIHCFVAMESGIFVCMAIDRYVAICRPLRYPSIITGSFVVKATLFMALRNSLTTIPISVFAAQRQYCSKNQIEHCLCSNLGVTSLSCDDDKTVKSIYQLLLAWTLMGSDLGLIILSYALILQSVLKLNSAESASKALSTCTSHLILILFFYTVIIVISITHSAAMTVPLIPVLLNVLHNVIPPALNPIVYALKNKEPRQGLYKLLKLDFKGN, from the exons GTTAAAGCTATGTGTTTAGATTCAG TGAAGTCCCAGGATCTCAGCAACTCCAACAGCTCAGAGTTCCAGGTCTCTGAGTTCATTCttttgggattcccaggcaatCACAGCTGGCAACACTGGCTATCCCTGCCCCTGGCTCTGCTCTACCTCTTAGCTCTCAGTGCCAACATCCTTATCTTGATCATTATCAATAAGGAGGCAACATTGCACCAGCCTATGTATTATTTCCTGGGCATCCTGGCTGTAGTAGACATGGGTCTGCCTACTACCATCATGCCCAAGATTTTGGCAATCTTGTGGTTTAATTCAAAAGCCATCAGTTTCCCTCAGTGCTTTATACAGATGTATGCTATACACTGTTTTGTGGCCATGGAATCAGGCATCTTTGTTTGCATGGCTATAGATAGATATGTAGCCATTTGTCGACCTCTACGCTATCCATCGATAATTACTGGCTCCTTTGTGGTCAAAGCAACTCTGTTCATGGCGCTCAGAAATAGCCTGACTACTATCCCAATTTCTGTGTTTGCAGCTCAGAGACAGTACTGTTCAAAGAACCAGATTGAGCACTGTCTTTGCTCAAATCTTGGAGTCACTAGCCTATCTTGTGATGATGACAAGACAGTCAAGAGTATCTACCAGCTACTTCTGGCATGGACACTCATGGGAAGTGATTTGGGTTTGATTATTTTATCATATGCCTTGATACTTCAATCTGTATTGAAGTTGAACTCAGCAGAATCTGCATCCAAGGCCTTAAGTACCTGCACTTCCCACCTCATCCTAATTCTTTTCTTCTACACAGTCATTATTGTCATTTCTATCACCCACAGTGCAGCAATGACAGTTCCCCTCATCCCAGTTCTACTCAATGTACTCCATAATGttattcctcctgccctcaatcccatTGTCTATGCACTCAAGAACAAGGAGCCCAGACAGGGCTTATATAAACTTCTTAAACTGGACTTCAAAGGCAACTAA
- the LOC113904997 gene encoding putative olfactory receptor 56B2, whose product MFQDLRNFNSSKFQVSEFILLGFPGIHSWQHWLSLPLVLLYLLALSANILILIIINQEATLHQPMYYFLGILAVVDMGLATTIMPKILTILWFNAKTIGLPECFVQMYAIHSFVGMESGIFVCMAIDRYVAICQPLCYSSIITKSFVLKATVLMALRNSLTTIPIPVLAAQRHYCSKNQIEHCLCSNLGVTSLSCDDRTVNSVYQLLLAWILMGSDLGLILVSYALILHSVLKLNSMEATSKALSTCTSHLILILFFYTVVIVISITHSATMTFPLIPVLLNVLHNVIPPALNPMVYALKNKELRQGLCKLLKLDFKGN is encoded by the coding sequence ATGTTCCAGGATCTCAGAAATTTCAACAGCTCAAAGTTTCAGGTCTCTGAGTTCATTCTTTTGGGATTCCCAGGCATTCACAGCTGGCAGCACTGGCTATCCCTGCCCCTGGTTCTGCTCTACCTCTTAGCTCTCAGTGCAAACATCCTTATCTTGATCATCATCAATCAAGAGGCAACACTGCACCAGCCTATGTATTATTTCCTGGGCATCCTGGCTGTGGTTGACATGGGCCTTGCTACCACCATCATGCCCAAGATTTTGACCATCTTGTGGTTCAATGCGAAGACCATTGGTCTCCCTGAGTGCTTTGTACAGATGTATGCCATACATAGCTTTGTAGGAATGGAATCAGGCATTTTTGTCTGCATGGCTATAGATAGATATGTGGCAATTTGTCAACCACTGTGTTATTCATCAATCATCACCAAATCTTTTGTGCTCAAAGCTACTGTGCTCATGGCACTCAGAAACAGCCTGACTACCATCCCAATTCCTGTGTTGGCGGCTCAGAGACACTATTGCTCAAAAAACCAAATTGAGCACTGTCTGTGCTCTAATCTTGGTGTCACTAGTCTATCCTGTGATGACAGAACAGTCAACAGTGTTTACCAGCTACTTTTGGCCTGGATACTCATGGGGagtgacttgggtttgattcttgtATCCTATGCTTTGATACTTCACTCTGTACTGAAACTGAACTCAATGGAAGCTACATCCAAGGCCCTGAGTACCTGCACTTCCCACCTCATCCTAATCCTGTTTTTCTACACAGTCGTTATTGTCATTTCTATCACCCATAGTGCAACAATGACGTTTCCCCTCATCCCAGTTCTACTCAATGTACTCCACAACGtcattcctcctgccctcaatcctatGGTCTATGCACTCAAGAACAAGGAGCTCAGACAGGGCTTATGCAAGCTCCTTAAGCTGGACTTCAAAGGCAATTAA
- the LOC113904812 gene encoding histone H4-like produces the protein MSGRGKGSKGLGKGGAKRHRKVLRDNIQAITKPAIRRLARRGGVKRISGLIYEETRGVLKVFLENVIRDVVTYTEHAKRKTVTAMDVVYALKRQGRTLYGFGG, from the coding sequence ATGTCTGGACGCGGCAAAGGCAGCAAAGGTCTGGGGAAAGGCGGCGCTAAGCGCCACCGTAAGGTTCTGCGCGACAACATCCAGGCCATCACTAAACCTGCTATCCGCCGCCTGGCTCGTCGTGGTGGTGTGAAGCGCATCTCTGGGCTCATCTACGAAGAGACCCGCGGGGTCCTGAAAGTGTTTCTGGAGAACGTGATCCGGGACGTGGTCACCTACACCGAGCATGCCAAGCGGAAGACAGTCACCGCTATGGACGTGGTCTACGCTCTCAAGCGCCAGGGCCGTACTCTCTACGGCTTTGGCGGTTAA